A region from the Acyrthosiphon pisum isolate AL4f chromosome A1, pea_aphid_22Mar2018_4r6ur, whole genome shotgun sequence genome encodes:
- the LOC100575006 gene encoding transcriptional activator cubitus interruptus, producing MDICSSFATVGSLSSGLCSPLAQSFSRQGKKRALSVSPSPDLELHGRIRSSPSALYSAAAAYGASCSRSSSTSGSYGHLNPLAFTMQHHPSVISPQVQQLLRSASGLHLPWHNAAAMPSSAHHPSYNLHMLPVPSQDCSSQMLANDMCKIKQERSKSKSTSASKKASQKIVEDSKQNSPESISDLKGEPDFIETNCHWKNCNLEYQTQAVLVQHIVNDHIQANKKSFVCQWQDCSRAEKPFKAQYMLVVHMRRHTGEKPHKCTFENCTKAYSRLENLKTHLRSHTGEKPYTCEHPGCSKAFSNASDRAKHQNRTHSSEKPYICKAPGCTKRYTDPSSLRKHVKTVHGADFYAHKRHKGNGNGDNSRGGGSGGGGGGNGPGADDASPYRSDEMPMSAKTVSVSSPSIKSEETNSPGQQPSPMSVPYSNRMFHDEPISDSNHSADALDDNWAEDGHEADLFDFIPMHSEIGMVTSAPMIQRMRRFVPHAGLKHAAASELSPMPDLSPGHGSTSGMQELNKQLTDMKMVSNQDTIRRESTYSNYYSMKSDLSRRNSQVPSEHHRLSNASSLYDPISVDYSPSQANTAMGPDIDAFTDNEECRQLPESAKMSRPQTRQAGAVHHPNSNINLDEVGEGESLESKMVLPDDFDDVIKDMISEKIDDYDLGAFDAEKTINELTESALEHIPTLTPPIVVQDTSNGASNGQPLTNTVAPVIPSPIPNDRPSKAPPANSYRNMRSNSLPVNWQGQEQSHGHVLPGSVYNPQFQNQRPYQANHPAMLFGTTTTNNTNNNNNNNFNVGPNMQQRQNGGRYSYSSNQDFVNYNHNYANFRHNIGQQYHQVKNNNNNQHYQLNNNNNNNNINNNSNSNSAHNNNNNNNGLQFHGQGNENGYYDDNNATPNAYQRCQRTAAGNGGQQAAAVGQAATAHGIQSYNHSYYNGGCNNLQCGQQQCGQQHNNNYYNSGYHQNNGGKFNGCYSRPNHHQQLNQQAHQQQQQQQQQQQQQYYTDLDRKQDTGTTAAASPMEEESSNFRPAPELQEFDSSNNMVLKDMSTSLSSLYDENTFFQMSTVFSES from the exons TCCGCCAGTGGCTTGCACTTGCCGTGGCACAACGCCGCCGCCATGCCGTCCTCCGCCCACCATCCTTCGTACAACCTACACATGTTACCGGTACCCTCGCAGGACTGCAGTTCACAG ATGTTGGCCAACGACATGTGCAAGATCAAACAAGAACGGTCCAAATCGAAATCGACATCGGCTTCGAAGAAGGCTTCTCAAAAGATCGTCGAAGACTCGAAACAAAATTCACCGGAATCCATCAGTGACCTCAAAGGGGAACCAGATTTCATCGAGACAAACTGTCACTGGAAGAACTGTAATTTAGAATACCAGACTCAGGCAGTATTAGTGCAG CACATCGTTAATGATCATATTCAGGCGAACAAAAAGTCATTTGTATGCCAGTGGCAGGATTGTTCTAGAGCCGAGAAGCCATTCAAAGCCCAATACATGCTTGTGGTACATATGCGAAGGCACACTGGAGAGAAACCTCACAAATGCACG TTTGAAAATTGCACCAAAGCTTATTCGAGGTTGGAAAACCTAAAAACTCATCTCAGATCTCATACCGGCGAAAAGCCCTATACTTGTGAACATCCTGGTTGCAGTAAGGCCTTTAGCAATGCTTCCGATAGAGCGAAACATCAAAACCGCACTCATTCCAGCGAG aaacCGTACATATGTAAAGCTCCTGGTTGTACAAAACGTTACACCGATCCAAGTTCCTTGCGCAAACACGTCAAGACGGTTCACGGGGCTGATTTCTATGCGCATAAACGGCATAAGGGCAATGGAAACGGTGACAACAGCCGCGGTGGTGGAAGTGGCGGTGGAGGTGGCGGCAACGGACCGGGTGCCGACGACGCGTCACCGTATCGGAGCGATGAGATGCCCATGAGTGCCAAAACCGTTAGCGTGTCTAGTCCGAGTATAAAATCTGAA GAAACAAATTCCCCTGGCCAACAACCCAGTCCTATGAGCGTTCCGTACAGTAATAGAATGTTTCACGATGAGCCTATTAGCGACAGCAACCATAGTGCAGACGCTCTGGATGATAATTGGGCCGAAGATGGACATGAAGCCGAC TTATTCGACTTTATTCCGATGCATTCTGAAATCGGAATGGTTACTTCCGCGCCTATGATTCAAAGGATGCGACGGTTTGTGCCACACGCTGGATTGAAACACGCCGCAGCCAGTGAGTTATCGCCAATGCCCGATTTGAGTCCAGGACACGGAAGTACTTCTGGTATGCaagaattaaataaacaattgacTGACATGAAAATGGTGTCTAATCAAGACACCATACGGAGAGAAAGCACATATAGTAACTACTATAGTATGAAGTCTGACCTAAGTCGCAGGAACAGTCAA GTGCCTTCTGAGCATCATAGGTTAAGCAACGCCTCATCCCTATACGATCCGATTTCTGTGGATTATTCCCCTAGTCAAGCAAACACAGCAATGGGTCCTGATATCGAT GCGTTTACCGATAACGAAGAATGCAGACAGTTGCCAGAAAGTGCCAAAATGTCGAGACCTCAAACTCGCCAAGCTGGAGCTGTACATCATCCCAACTCGAACATCAACCTTGACGAAGTCGGTGAGGGTGAATCGCTGGAGAGCAAAATGGTCCTACCCGACGATTTTGACGACGTAATCAAGGATATG atAAGCGAAAAAATCGACGACTACGATCTCGGCGCGTTTGACGCGGAAAAGACCATTAACGAACTGACCGAATCCGCCCTGGAGCACATTCCCACGCTGACTCCACCCATCGTCGTCCAGGACACGTCCAACGGTGCCAGCAACGGTCAACCGTTGACCAATACCGTGGCTCCCGTCATTCCATCACCCATTCCGAACGACCGGCCAAGCAAGGCGCCGCCGGCAAACAGCTACCGGAACATGCGCAGCAACAGTTTACCGGTCAACTGGCAGGGACAGGAACAGAGCCACGGACACGTCTTGCCCGGTTCGGTGTACAACCCTCAGTTCCAGAACCAAAGACCGTACCAAGCGAACCACCCGGCGATGTTGTTCGGCACCACCACTACCAACAACaccaacaataacaacaacaataactttAACGTCGGGCCAAATATGCAGCAGAGGCAAAATGGTGGACGGTACTCGTATTCGTCCAACCAGGACTTTGTTAATTACAACCACAATTACGCCAACTTTAGGCACAACATCGGTCAGCAGTACCATCAAGTGaagaacaacaacaacaatcaACACTATCAGctgaacaacaacaacaataacaacaacatcaACAATAACAGCAATAGCAACAGCGctcacaacaacaacaacaacaataacggTCTACAGTTCCACGGGCAAGGAAACGAAAACGGGTACTATGACGACAACAACGCCACCCCAAATGCGTACCAGAGGTGCCAGAGGACCGCCGCTGGCAACGGAGGACAACAAGCTGCGGCTGTGGGACAAGCGGCTACCGCGCATGGCATACAGTCGTACAATCACAGCTACTACAATGGCGGCTGTAACAATCTGCAGTGCGGTCAACAGCAGTGCGGCCAACAGCACAACAACAATTACTACAACAGTGGCTATCATCAGAACAACGGCGGAAAATTCAATGGCTGCTATTCGAGGCCAAACCACCACCAACAGCTCAACCAGCAGGCTCAtcagcaacagcagcaacaacaacagcagcagcagcagcagtattACACGGATCTGGACCGGAAACAGGACACCGGGACGACGGCGGCCGCGAGTCCGATGGAAGAGGAATCCTCTAACTTCCGGCCCGCACCAGAGCTCCAAGAGTTTGACAGCAGCAACAACATGGTGCTCAAGGACATGTCCACGTCATTGAGTTCACTCTACGACGAGAACACCTTTTTCCAAATGTCCACCGTGTTTTCTGAATCATAA